The segment GGGAGAATCCCTGCTGCTTGCGGAGTTTGCGCAGTTGGAAGCCGAAGAGGTCCCGGGCCGAGCGGTCGGGGTGGAGGACTCGTTCCTGCTGGGCCATGGCGCTTCTCCTGCGGCTCGCGGTGCGGGCGGCGCACCCGCCGGATCAGGTTAGCCGTAGGCGGTCACTCAGCGGGGCCGAATGTGACGAACTGTCAATCTGATGCTGTCGCTTGGTGTTTCTGCCAGGTGCTCCCGGCGGCGACGCGGCCCCCACGCCGCTTCGCCGCCGGGAGGTGCGGGTGCCGGGTTCAGCCGCGGGCGAGGGCGAAGCCGATGTTCGCGCCGTGGCCCTGGGCGAAGGCCAGCTGGATGAGGAGTTCGACGGCGGGCTCCAGGTAGCGGGCGTTGGTGAGCGGGCCGGCGTCGAGGGCGTCGAAGCCGAGGGCGCCGCCGAGGGCGACCACGGTGGCGACGGCGGCGCGGTCGTCGCCGGCGACCGGGAGCAGCAGGGGGGTGCCGGAGAGGGTGCCGGTCTCCATGGTGACGGCCATCGCGGTGTTGAACGCCTTGACCACCTTGGCGCCGGGCAGCGCGGCGGCGACCTGCTCGCCGCCGGAGGTGGTGTGGCCGACGGTGAGCGAGAGGTAGTCGGCGGCCAGCGGGTTGGTGGCGTCGATCACGATCCGGTCGGCGAGCGCGGCCCTGATCTCGGCGGGCAGTTCGGCGACGGCGCCGAACGGGACGGCGAGGACGGTGAGTTCGGCTTCGGCGGCCTGGCGGGCGGACTTCTCGGCGGGGGTCGAGGTGTTGGCGGTGGTGACGGTGTGGCCGAGGTCGGCGAGGCGG is part of the Kitasatospora setae KM-6054 genome and harbors:
- a CDS encoding NADPH-dependent F420 reductase; translated protein: MQINVLGTGNVGSVLARRLADLGHTVTTANTSTPAEKSARQAAEAELTVLAVPFGAVAELPAEIRAALADRIVIDATNPLAADYLSLTVGHTTSGGEQVAAALPGAKVVKAFNTAMAVTMETGTLSGTPLLLPVAGDDRAAVATVVALGGALGFDALDAGPLTNARYLEPAVELLIQLAFAQGHGANIGFALARG